A stretch of Mya arenaria isolate MELC-2E11 chromosome 14, ASM2691426v1 DNA encodes these proteins:
- the LOC128216483 gene encoding uncharacterized protein LOC128216483 isoform X3: protein MAMSSLADYGDLSRLRSWSRHSHYETPKSMRGVWRTSYQNSFNGKKIGYNPDKIIVDYFTGQRQVVPTRNSLQEERKRTRLNERARNGFRYWTLEKPKTTSCKYVHNWKIWNRGLQNCTWSW, encoded by the exons ATGGCGATGTCATCTTTAGCAGATTACGGGGATTTGAGCAG GCTTCGGTCCTGGTCCCGACACAGCCACTATGAGACTCCAAAAAGCATGCGAGGAGTGTGG AGAACTTCATACCAAAATTCGTTTAACGGCAAGAAAATTGGGTATAACCCCGACAAGATTATTGTAG ACTACTTTACGGGCCAAAGACAAGTCGTTCCAACCCGTAACAGTCTGCAAGAAGAACGAAAAAGGACGAGACTTAACGAGCGTGCACGAAACGGCTTCCGTTACTGGACACTAGAAAAACCGAAAACAACTTCCTGTAAGTATGTGCACAA TTGGAAAATATGGAACCGGGGCCTTCAAAACTGTACTTGGAGTTGGTAA
- the LOC128216483 gene encoding uncharacterized protein LOC128216483 isoform X2 — protein MAMSSLADYGDLSRLRSWSRHSHYETPKSMRGVWRTSYQNSFNGKKIGYNPDKIIVDYFTGQRQVVPTRNSLQEERKRTRLNERARNGFRYWTLEKPKTTSFGKYGTGAFKTVLGVGNAPRT, from the exons ATGGCGATGTCATCTTTAGCAGATTACGGGGATTTGAGCAG GCTTCGGTCCTGGTCCCGACACAGCCACTATGAGACTCCAAAAAGCATGCGAGGAGTGTGG AGAACTTCATACCAAAATTCGTTTAACGGCAAGAAAATTGGGTATAACCCCGACAAGATTATTGTAG ACTACTTTACGGGCCAAAGACAAGTCGTTCCAACCCGTAACAGTCTGCAAGAAGAACGAAAAAGGACGAGACTTAACGAGCGTGCACGAAACGGCTTCCGTTACTGGACACTAGAAAAACCGAAAACAACTTCCT TTGGAAAATATGGAACCGGGGCCTTCAAAACTGTACTTGGAGTTGGTAACGCCCCTAGAACATAG
- the LOC128216483 gene encoding uncharacterized protein LOC128216483 isoform X1: protein MSYFDGNILDQMSLLRSWSRHSHYETPKSMRGVWRTSYQNSFNGKKIGYNPDKIIVDYFTGQRQVVPTRNSLQEERKRTRLNERARNGFRYWTLEKPKTTSFGKYGTGAFKTVLGVGNAPRT from the exons ATGTCATATTTTGATGGGAATATTTTAGATCAAATGAGCTT GCTTCGGTCCTGGTCCCGACACAGCCACTATGAGACTCCAAAAAGCATGCGAGGAGTGTGG AGAACTTCATACCAAAATTCGTTTAACGGCAAGAAAATTGGGTATAACCCCGACAAGATTATTGTAG ACTACTTTACGGGCCAAAGACAAGTCGTTCCAACCCGTAACAGTCTGCAAGAAGAACGAAAAAGGACGAGACTTAACGAGCGTGCACGAAACGGCTTCCGTTACTGGACACTAGAAAAACCGAAAACAACTTCCT TTGGAAAATATGGAACCGGGGCCTTCAAAACTGTACTTGGAGTTGGTAACGCCCCTAGAACATAG